Within Trichocoleus sp., the genomic segment ATGTCTGCCAGCAGTTGGCGATCGGCATCCTGATCTGGATTGTTTGTTGTTAAGAGCTTGTCGCCATAAAAGATCGAGTTTGCACCTGCAACAAAACACAGCACTTGGGCTTCGCGGCTTAAGCTAGTGCGTCCGGCACTCAAGCGGACTCTGGCTTTGGGCATTAAGATCCGGGCAACCGCGCAGATTCGTACCAGATCGAGTGGATCGATCGGCTGCTGAGCTTCTAGCGGGGTTCCTTCGACCGCAACCAGCGCATTAATCGGCACACTTTCGGGATGCGGCTCTAGATTTGCCAGCACTTCCAGCATCCGCGCCCGATCGATCCAGCTTTCGCCCATGCCAATAATGCCACCACAGCAGATCGTCATTCCGGCTTGTCGAACTCGGTCTAACGTTGCGAGCCGATCGGCGTAAGTGCGGGTGGTAATGATGCGATCGTAAAATTCGGGGCTGGTGTCCAGGTTGTGGTTGTAGGCGGTTAGCCCTGCAGCTGCCAAGCGTTGTGCCTGCGACTCATTGAGCATTCCTGCCGTGACACAGGCTTCCATCCCCAACTCTCGGACACCCTGCACCATCTCCAGCATTGCCTCAAATGCCGCTCCTTCTCGGATTTCTCGCCAAGCCCAGCCCATGCAAAACCGGGTTGCCCCCCGTTGCTTAGCTTCCTGTGCCGTTGCCAGCACTTCTGTCACAGGCAGCGTTGACTGTTTCTCAACGGTTGTTTCATAGTGTGCCGATTGTGGACAATAAGCGCAGTTTTCGGCACAGCCACCCGTTTTAACGCTGAGTAGCGTTGCAAGTTGAATGCTGTTGGGTGGGTTGTAGCGACGGTGGGTCGTTTGCGCCTGAAATACGAGATCGAGGAGGGGCTGATTGACCAGCGCCAGGATTTCTTCAGTTGTCCAGTTGTGCCGAATGGAGGAGGAATGGTCTGACATTTCCAATGAGTCGTGAATGCAGTGCAGCCTTACATCTTACCGCTCTCTTCTCGTTCGTCCCGCTAAATTTGCCACGACCCGCACCAATTGGTCGGTTTGGACTGGCTTAGCGAGATACATTTGAAAACCTGCTGCAATGGCTTCTTGCCGATCCCCAGCTCTGGCATATGCCGTGATTGCCGCTGCGGGAATTTGTCCGCCTGCTTCAGCCGCCAGCGATCGGACTCGGCGAATGAACTGATAGCCATCTTCCCCTGGCATCCCAATATCCGACAGCAGGACATCATACCCAGTTGGATTATTTCTCAAGTGCAAGAAGGCTTCTTGGGCAGAGACAACCGTTGTGACGATGGCTCCATGCTGCTCCAGCATTGTGAAATAGAGCTGCTGCAAGTTAGCTTCATCCTCCACCACCAGCACCCTGACTCCCTGGAGCGAGGGCAGCACATCATCGGGTGGCTGAGTCTCGTTTGGGTCTGTCAGGTCTGTTATATCAACCACATCTTCAGAAGCCAAAAAACTGACTGTTGTGCTTTCCTTTCGGTCTGGGCGGAGCGGCAGCCTGATGGTAAAAGTTGCCCCCTGCCCCTGACCTGGGCTTTCTGCCTGAACTGTGCCACCATGC encodes:
- the bioB gene encoding biotin synthase BioB, with product MSDHSSSIRHNWTTEEILALVNQPLLDLVFQAQTTHRRYNPPNSIQLATLLSVKTGGCAENCAYCPQSAHYETTVEKQSTLPVTEVLATAQEAKQRGATRFCMGWAWREIREGAAFEAMLEMVQGVRELGMEACVTAGMLNESQAQRLAAAGLTAYNHNLDTSPEFYDRIITTRTYADRLATLDRVRQAGMTICCGGIIGMGESWIDRARMLEVLANLEPHPESVPINALVAVEGTPLEAQQPIDPLDLVRICAVARILMPKARVRLSAGRTSLSREAQVLCFVAGANSIFYGDKLLTTNNPDQDADRQLLADIGAMPLEPFTEPQPNYLQENFV